CCGGCGGCCGGCGTGGTCGTGCAGACCTACCCCACCGACGGCCTCCAGAACGGCGCCCCGGACGGCGTGGCCCTGGTCAAGCCGGACGGCACGGTCGCCGAGTTCCTCAGCTACGAGGGCAGCTTCACCGCCACCAACGGCCCGGCCTCCGGCCGGACCAGCACCGACATCGGAGTCTCCGAGACCAGCAGCACCCCGGTCGGCGCGTCGCTCCAGAAGATCGACGGCGTCTGGCAGGTCGCGGCCACCAGCTCGTTCGGCACCGTGAACGGCGGCGGGACCACCGACCCGGAGCCGCCGGCCACCGGCTGCACCACCACCGTCACGAACACGATCGCCGAGGTGCAGGGCCCGGGCGCCGCGTCGCCGCTGGCCGGCAGCAAGGTGACGATCGAGGGCGTGGTCACCGCCGTGCACACCACCGGCGGTTTCAACGGCTTCTACCTGCAGACCGAGGGCACCGGCGGCACGCACGCCGGCACCGCCTCGGACGCGGTCTTCGTGTACGGCGTGGCCGCCAACCTGCCGGCCGTCGCCATCGGGGACAAGGCCCGGGTCACCGGCACGGTCACCGAGTTCAACGGCCTCACCGAGGTCACCCTGGGCGCCAAGACCGACACCCAGGTCTGCGCTACCGGCGTGACCGTGCCGGCCGCCGTCCCGCTGAGCCTGCCGGCCGGCGACGACGCGCGCGAGGCACTGGAGGGCATGCTGGTCGCCCCGACCGGCAAGTACACCGTGTCGGACACCTACCCGGTGAACAACTACGGCGAGCTGGTCCTGGCCGCCGGCGACTCGGTGGCGAAGGTGCCGACCGACGTGGCGAAACCCGGCAGCGACGAGGCCAAGGCGCTCAAGGCCGCCAACCGCGCCGGCCGGATCCTGCTCGACGACGGCCGGACCACCAACCTGTCGACGGCGAACGTCGCGCCGCCGTACATCACCAAGGACGCGCCGGTGCGGACCGGTGACACGGTCGCCTCGTTCGGCCCGGTGGTGCTCGACTACGCGTACGGCGACTGGCTGCTGGAGCCGACCACCCCGGTCGACGCCACCACCCCGGCCGCGAACCGGACCACCTTCACCGCGACCAACCCGCGTACCGCCGCCCCGGCGGCCGTGGGCGGGGACGTCAAGGTGGCCAGCTTCAACGTGCTGAACTACTTCGTCCACTTCGGCGGCGACGCCCGCGGTGCGACCGACGCGGCGGCGCTGGCCAAGCAGCAGGCGAAGATCGTCTCGGCGATCTCCGCGCTGGACGCCGACGTGGTCGCCCTCATGGAGATCGAGAACTCGGTCCGGTTCGAGGCGAACGACCCGCAGCTGGCGCTGAAGACCCTGGTCGGCGCGCTGAACGAGCGGGACGGCGCGGGCACCTGGGACTACGTGCGCACCCCGGCCGAGCTGCCCGGCCCGGCCGAGCAGGACCTGATCACCACGGCGATCATCTTCAAGCCGGCCAAGGTCACGCCGAAGGGCGCGTCCCGGTCGCTGAGCGACGAGACCGTGTGGTCGAACGCGCGGGAGCCGATCGCGCAGACCTTCACCGCCGGCAGCATCGACTTCACCGTGGTGGCCAACCACCTCAAGTCGAAGAGCGCCTCGGTGACCCCGACCGGCGACAATGTGGACACCGGCGACGGGCAGGGCCCGTACAACGGCGACCGCAAGCGCCAGGCGGCGTCGCTCGTCGAGTTCGTCAAGGGTGTGGAGAAGGACAGCGGCACCGACAAGGTGATCCTGCTGGGTGACTTCAACTCGTACACCCAGGAGGACCCGATGCAGGTCCTCTACCAGGCCGGATACACCGACGTGCACACCACCAAGGCGCCGGGCAAGTCCTCGTACGTCTTCGGTGGCGAGTCCGGCTCGCTGGACCACGCGCTCACCACGCCGTCGCTGACCGACCGGGTCACCGGCGTCGACATCTGGAACATCAACTCCGTCGAGTCGTACGCCTACCAGTACACCGGGTACGCGCCGTTCTACAGCCCCACCCCGTACCGGGCCAGCGACCACGACCCGGTGGTGATCGGCCTGGACACCAGCGCGCCCAAGCCGTTCGACCTCCAGCTGCTCAACATCAACGACTTCCACGGCCGGCTCGAGGCCCCGACCGCCGGCACCGGTGGCGCGGCCCAGCTCGTCGGACTGGTCGACAAGCTGCGCTCGGAGAACCCGAACACGGTGTGGAGCTCGGCCGGTGACAACATCGGCGCCTCCACCTTCATCTCGGCGATCGACGGCGACAACCCGACGATCGACGCGCTGAACGCCGGTGGCCTGGCCGTCTCCGCGGTCGGCAACCACGAGTTCGACAAGGGCATCGCCGACCTGACCGGCCGCGTGCAGAACCGGGCCAAGTTCCCGTTCCTGGGCGCCAACGTCTACCAGGACGGCAAGCGGGCGCTGCCGGCGTATTCGGTGCTGACCGTGAACGGCGTCAAGGTCGGCTACATCGGTGTGGTCACCGGTGAGACCAAGTCGCTGGTCAGCCCGGACGGCATCAAGGGCGTGGAGTTCCACGACCCGGTGGCCGAGGCGAACACGGTCGCGGCGCAGCTCTCCGACGGCGACGCGGCGAACGGCGAGGCGGACGTGATCGTGCTGCTCGCCCACGAGGGCGCGGCGACCGCGAACATCA
Above is a genomic segment from Actinoplanes ianthinogenes containing:
- a CDS encoding ExeM/NucH family extracellular endonuclease, with protein sequence MSPPALRALGAAALATALGLGFSGPAFAAEAQIPFISEIHYDNVGADSGEAIEVQAPAGTDLSGWQIVLYNGTGGATYGTAATLSGAVPAAGVVVQTYPTDGLQNGAPDGVALVKPDGTVAEFLSYEGSFTATNGPASGRTSTDIGVSETSSTPVGASLQKIDGVWQVAATSSFGTVNGGGTTDPEPPATGCTTTVTNTIAEVQGPGAASPLAGSKVTIEGVVTAVHTTGGFNGFYLQTEGTGGTHAGTASDAVFVYGVAANLPAVAIGDKARVTGTVTEFNGLTEVTLGAKTDTQVCATGVTVPAAVPLSLPAGDDAREALEGMLVAPTGKYTVSDTYPVNNYGELVLAAGDSVAKVPTDVAKPGSDEAKALKAANRAGRILLDDGRTTNLSTANVAPPYITKDAPVRTGDTVASFGPVVLDYAYGDWLLEPTTPVDATTPAANRTTFTATNPRTAAPAAVGGDVKVASFNVLNYFVHFGGDARGATDAAALAKQQAKIVSAISALDADVVALMEIENSVRFEANDPQLALKTLVGALNERDGAGTWDYVRTPAELPGPAEQDLITTAIIFKPAKVTPKGASRSLSDETVWSNAREPIAQTFTAGSIDFTVVANHLKSKSASVTPTGDNVDTGDGQGPYNGDRKRQAASLVEFVKGVEKDSGTDKVILLGDFNSYTQEDPMQVLYQAGYTDVHTTKAPGKSSYVFGGESGSLDHALTTPSLTDRVTGVDIWNINSVESYAYQYTGYAPFYSPTPYRASDHDPVVIGLDTSAPKPFDLQLLNINDFHGRLEAPTAGTGGAAQLVGLVDKLRSENPNTVWSSAGDNIGASTFISAIDGDNPTIDALNAGGLAVSAVGNHEFDKGIADLTGRVQNRAKFPFLGANVYQDGKRALPAYSVLTVNGVKVGYIGVVTGETKSLVSPDGIKGVEFHDPVAEANTVAAQLSDGDAANGEADVIVLLAHEGAATANINSAEALQNDPVFGNFTKVSADIDAIFSGHTHQPYAFEIPVPGTDKTRPVLQAEDYGVKLGRAVLTYDPATKSVVKSTAELIDVKGYAENSTVAGIVATAKATATELGKQKLGSITADIKRAYSATGSEDRGSESVMGNFIADVQLDQTKDAGRGGAQIAFMNPGGLRNDLAFGTDGTVTYAQAFAVQPFANDVVTKTLSGADIKNVLEEQWQPATASRPVLHLGSSKGFTYSYDVNQPKGSRIIASSMKLNGVTIDPNASYRVTMNSFLASGGDNFTTLGKNPATKTTTGDNDLTMLVNYFAKYSPITADTTPRSTPGVFDTTAPAGTYAVNAAAIWPGQTVTLTQSALSDDVTAAGKIKQVVNWGDGSAAETLEAGATTATHKYAAAGSYPITVTLTDEAGNAATVSGGTVAAAAQTGKYTLDKCLVWSGETVTVRPTGVTGADSFQVNWGDGTVGGLTHVYTKGGSFTVTATPVNAAGAGTAVKVGPVLVVKDVLAPIVGLSLPRDADKAASWTQLNGTVVDLGAGVGTVSVKLIEERSGKWYYYAAGTWTVASSEKDATAKAAAVDALLDPFFGWHATVSGVDKGTLKVSYWATDKAGNQSYVATHTQRITK